The Nitrospinota bacterium region ATTTCCCGGTGATGTGGATATTCAACTTGGCATAGGGGATTTGCAGTCCAGGGAAGATGAGCACGAAGACGCACTGAAAATTTTTAGAATCATCAGCAAAAAATACCCTGATAACCGGAGAGCCTATCTCGGAACCTTTCGCGCTTTAAAAGCGCTTGGACACTTGGAGGAAGCGATTCAACATCTGCAATCCAACCAACATATTTTTCTAAAAGATTATGAAGTGAATCTGGAAACGGGAAACATGAGGGTTGCGAAGAAAGATTCAGACGGGGCAACAAACTATTATTCCCGTGTGGCAGACCCAATAAAACCTGGGAAATATATTCCAATTCTGCTTTATCACGGGTTGAGCGACCATCCCCGGAGCCGCAACTTATGGGTACAACGTTTCGACCAACAATTAAAAGCCTTGGCCGATGCAGGCTACACACCTCTCACGGTGGCTGAATTGGGAGAGATGGTGAATCAGAAACGTTCTTTTCCTGAAAAGCCGATTTTGATTACCTTTGATGACGCTCGACGGGATGCTTTTCAACTGGGGGACCCAGTTCTAAAAAAATATGGCATGAAAGCAACCATGTTTATCCCCACAGCCAAAATTAATGCTGAGGACCCTTTCTTTTCCGATTGGAACAAGAATCGTGAATACGCGGGGTCGGGTCGGTGGGATTTTCAGGCACACGGGCATCAGGCTCATGATCCTATTATGATCGATTTCACTGGAGCGAAGGGGAATTTTCTGACCCATTTACGTTGGTTGGATAAAAACAACAGGCAGGAAACTTCAGCTGAATTTTATGCCCGATTGGAGGGGGATTATCAGCAAAATGGTAAAATTCTAAACACTCAAATTCCTGGATTGAACGTGGTTGGTTACGCGTATCCTTTTTCAGAAGCGGGACAATCTCAGAACGGAAATGCAAAATCAGCCAGGGCGATCAATCAGGTTATTTTGGAAAAATATTTTCAATTCGGATTTATTCAGGACCAGACGGGGTACAACTGGATTGAGACGGGAAATGTCAAAACTTCTTTATTACGCCGTTTCTCGGTTCCGCGGGACTGGGATGGAAAGCGGTTGATCCAGCACCTTGTTGAAACCCACCCGTCGCATAGGGCCAAGGTCGCGCTGGCAAAATCCCAGTATTGGAATGGGCAATACTCCGATGCCGGAAAAACTTTCTCTAACCTCATTTCGCAGGAACCGGGGTTGAAAGATAAATTTCGATTCACCCTTGCCAATATTTCGTATCAAGGCGGAAACTATCAGGATTCAAAAGAGCTTCTGGAAGGCATTTCCGATCAGGAGTCTGTTCTTAATCCAAAAATAGACGCATTGGAAGAAGCCGTGGACTGGAAAACCCGGCCTCGCGTTTCAGGGGCCTTTGAATTTTTCCACGATTCCAATGACCGGGTCAATCATTCCGAGTCGGCAAAAATCTATTTTCCTCTACAGATTCCCCTGGAACTGACGCTGGAAGGCGGCATTCTTAATTTTAAGGAAAAGGATCGGACGGATATTGATGGTGGTCAGGTGAGCGCGGGGTTTCATTGGCGAGGCTGGAAATCATTGCACCTGGAAGGATCGGTTCGTCACCGTTCCCTGTCTCAAAGGCAGGACACGCAAAACTATTGGGGTTCTGCGCAATACCGGAAAAATAACCACACGATCCGCTTCAATGGGTCGAGAAGAGACATCGATACTGTCCGGGCCCTAGAGCAGGAAATTCAGGTGAAAACATACAGCCTGGGATATCAGACACGGTTTTCTTCGGCTCTTCTGGGTCGGCTGGGAGTTTCCTACCAGGATTATGACGACGGTAATACGGGGTTTGATATCAGAGCGGGTTTGAGCTATCAATTGCCCGTTTTAATAAATTGGAAAATTGGAGCCGATCTTTCCTTCAGGGATTCCGAGTTTGAAGCCAGGGAATATTATACTCCCGACCAGTTGTTGATCGGGGTCGTGAGGTTTCTTTATAAACGGCGGTTGAGCAAAGATGCCGAGGTCCGGGCTGAATTTGGGGTTGGCGGGGCGGATGATAAGGTGAACGGCGTTCGTTGGGTGAGTAACGGTGGATTCAATTTTGATTATTTTCTGACCCGAAAATTAAAGGCGGGTCTGGCGACACAGTTTTCCGTGGTTCCCGGTTATGACAGCGTCAATGTGCAAGCCGTCATGGGTTACCGTTTTTAAACTGGGCTTTTAATTCCCTGGTCAACTCCGGGTCCTGCCTGCCGAAACTCCAAAACATCACCTTGTTGAATCCCAACTCCCGAATCTGCTCGACTTTAATTTTCAGACTGTGAGCGTCTTCATAATAGACGATCCCGTTGTCATCTTTTGTTTTGTAAGAAAAAAATGGAACCTGACTGGTCGATTCCCGTTCGATTTGAGCGTCGTGTTTGGTTTTTAATTGCATGGCTTGGTCGTATTGAATCGCTTCATTTTTATTGGCGCCCCAGTGCATTCCGCTGACTTTGAGGACGGGCACGATGGTTTTTACTGCGCATTGACTTTTAGCATGATTAAGAACTTTGGAAATCCATTCAAGCGTTGCCACCGGACCCGGTTGGGTTTTTGGATTGTGTAAATTGTACAGCATGATCTGCAATCGGTCCGCGTGCTGGCAGATTTCAGACCAATCCATTGTCCCCTGGCCCAAGGTGGACCGATTCCAGGTTTTGGGTTGGACGGTGACGGATAAGGATAGATTGCGTTTTTTTAAATCGGCGGACAGCTCGGAAATGAAACGGGTGAATAGAAGCCGGTCGTCAGGCAATAAGTTCTCGTAATCGATATCGACTCCTGAGACACCATAGCTTTCAGCCAAGTCAACAATTTCCAGGCGGTGCTTGAGACGCGAAACGTCATCCGATAAAATTTTATGAACGAGGTTGGCGTCCTTGAGAATCGATTTCTTGCCATCGATTGCTTGAACATCATTGACAATCGTCATCCAGGGTTTGAAACCGGAAGCTTTTAAGTGCTTTACCGCATCCTGATAATCGATGACTGCTGAATTAACCACGATGGGGGTTCCCTCAGAATTCAGCTGGGTGGAAAACAGAAAAATATCCTGATAGACTCCACTTTCTTGATCGACAGTTTGCATTCCGCGTTTGAAATCCCAGTAAGTCACCCACCCGCCAAATTGGATGGAGGAACCAGCCTCCACTGCTCTGATGGACCAGGCAATGAGAAAAATGCTGAGAATAAAAACCGCTGTCCGCCGCCTGTAGAGATGTTTTCGCATTGCTATAATTAAAAAAATATTTATGCCATAATACCGCTTTCATTTAATTTGTCCTGGTAAAAATAACCTGATAAACCACATCTTTTGGCCTCTGTTTGGTATGCAGGCTTAAAAAATTTCTAGAAGGAGCGGGACATAAAAATCTATAGCTGGAATGTGAATGGCGTGCGTGCGGTTTTGAAGAAAGGGTTTTGGGATTGGTTTGAGACTGAGTCCCCTGATATTTTATGTCTTCAGGAAACCAAGGCGCAACCTGATGATCTGCACGATGGAATTCTTGAGCCGCCAGGCTATCATGCGGTGTGGAATTCGGCGGAGCGCAAGGGGTATAGCGGCGTGGTGACTTTCAGCAAGGAAAAACCGAAGTCGGTTGCGCTGGGTATTGGCGTCCCGAAGTTCGATATGGAGGGAAGGGTCATTCGCACGGAGCATGATGGATTTGACCTGCTGAATGTATATTTCCCGAATGGCACCAGCGGTCCTGAAAGATTGCAATACAAGATGGACTTTTACGATGCCTTTCTGGAGCATTGCGAATCTTTACGGTCTGAGGGGAAAAAACTGGTCATCGCCGGGGATGTCAACACGGCTCACAAGCCCATTGACTTGAAAAACGCCAAGGCCAATGAAAAAAATTCAGGGTTTCTTCCTGAAGAAAGAGCCTGGATCGATAAATTCGTCGCCCACGGATATGTGGACACTCTGCGTATCAATCATCCGGAGCCTGATCAGTACACCTGGTGGACCTACCGCGCCAATGCGCGGCAGAGAAATATCGGCTGGCGGATCGACTATTTTTTTGTCACCGAGGATTTAGTGACGAAAGTGGAGGATGCCTTCATTCAGCCGGAGGTGATGGGTTCGGATCACTGTCCCGTAGGGCTGGAAATTAGAGCCGGGTGACCTCTGCCAACTATTTAGCCTTTAAAACCCGATTTTCCCGGACCGGAACTGCATTTCCTGCATCATATCCCATATAATTATCTATTACCCAGAATTTTAGACCCGGCGGGTTGACATTTCTGCCGGGTTATTTAAAGGAATATATCTAAAGGATACTCATGAGCTTTGAAACGGATCAGACCTACTTTGGCTTTAAACTCCTCAAAAAAGAATATCTAAAGGAATTAAAAACTCCGGCGTTGTTTTTCAAGCATGAAGGCAATGGCGCGGAGGTGTTGGCCATGGAGAACGATGACGACAACAAAGTCTTCAGTATTTCCTTTCGCACTCCTCCCGAAAACGACCGGGGCGTGGCGCATATTCTGGAGCACAGTGTCCTTTGTGGGTCTAAAAAGTATCCCTTGAAAGAACCGTTCATTGAACTCATCAAGGGAAGCCTGCAAACTTTTTTGAACGCCATGACCTTTCCCGACAAAACCATGTACCCGCTGGCCAGCCGCAACCACAAGGATTTTAGAAACTTGATGAACGTGTATCTGGATGCGGTGTTTTACCCGCATATCACGGAAGAAACCTTCATGCAGGAGGGCTGGCACTATGAGCTGGAATCGTCAGAGCAAGAGATGATTTATAAGGGTGTTGTGCTCAATGAGATGAAGGGGGTTTTTTCCAGCCCGGAAAGTATCATCGACCGATACCTGTCCCATTCCCTTTTTCCCAAGACCACCTATGGGTATGAATCCGGTGGAGACCCTCTGGCGATTCCTGATTTGACCTACGAGGAGTTTAAGGAATTTCACAGGAAATATTATCATCCATCCAACAGCCGGATTTTCCTTTATGGCGATGGCAACACGCTGGAGCACCTGGAGTTTATTCAGGAAAATTATCTGAAAAAATTTGACCGTATGGAAGTGGATTCCTCGATAAAACTGCAGCGGAGATTCAGCAAGCCCAAGCGCAAAGTCATTCACTATCCGGTTTCCAAGGACGAGTCTCTGGATCAAAAAACTTTCGTTATTACCGGGCTCAAGCTGGGAAAAGCTACGGACCACGAACATTGCATGGCGTTCAATATATTGAGCCATCTATTGCTGGGGACCTCGGCTTCCCCGTTGCGCAAGGCTTTGATGGATTCTGAGCTGGGCAGTGAAGTGATTGGCGGCGGGTTTGACGATCAACGGGCCGAGACTTTATTTGCCGTGGGCCTGAAGGGAACGGAAGTGGACCGGGAAGAAAAAATATTGGATCTGGTCTTTTCCACTTTACGCGGACTGGTGGAGAATGGAATTGAAGAAGACATGATCGATTCGGCTGTGAATAGTGCCGAGTTCCGTCTGCGTGAGGCAAATTTCGGTGGCTTTGCAAAAGGCATTGTCTATAACATTCAGGCGCTCAGTTCCTGGTTGTATGATGCGGACCCCACCATGCACTTGAAATATGACGCCCTCATGAGAAAGATCAAAAGAAAATCCAAAGAAGGTTATTTCGAAAAATTGATCGCGCGGCATTTATTGAATAACAACCACCAAAGCACCCTGGTGGCGATTCCAAAACCCGGTCTGGCTAAACAGCAGGACGCCAAGGTTCGCAAAAAACTCAAAGCGATCAAGTCATCGCTTAAGCCTGAAGAAATCGATCAAGTTGTGGAACGAACTAAAAAGCTTCAGCAATTGCAAATGACTCCCGATAGCCCTGAAGCTCTTGCGACCTTGCCCAGCCTGGAATTGGAAGACATTCCCAGCCAGGGGGAGGAATACCCCATCGAAATAAAAAACGAATCGTCTCCCAAGATTCTTTTGCATGATTTGTTCACCAACAAAATTGCCTATATTCAGATTGGGTTCAACGCGCATACGGTACCGATGGAATTGATTCAATACCTGCCTTTATTTGGCCGGATAATTCTGGGCATGGGAACCAAAAAGCGCAGTTATACGGAAATGTCGAAACTGCTCGGCATCCATACCGGCGGGGTGCGGCCCTGGCATTTTTCATCCACCCCGATTGCGGACCGGCACCAGGTGATGTCTTATGTGTTTTTCAACGGCAAAGCCGTTATGGAAAAGCTCGACACGCTGTTCGATATTTTTGCCGAGTTTTTAGGGGAGTTTAGTTTTGACAATCACAAACGTCTGGTGGAAATTATCCGCAGCGCCAAGGCGGATATGGAAGACACCATTGTCCCGCATGGCAACCAGTACGTCCTGTCCCGCTTGCAGTCCTACCAATCCCGGTTGGGTCAGTTTGATGAACTCACCGATGGGATCGCCTATTTTAAATTTCTTGAGCAGTTGCTGGAGCGCGCAGAGAAAAATCCCGCTGAAGTGGCGGACAAATACCGTCAATTGGCGGACTTTATGTTCACCCGGGAAAACGCCTTGTTCAATATCACTCTGGAAGGCAAGGATTATCCAAAAATTCAGAAAAAAATAGATGGGTTGATGGAAGTGATCCCTGATAAATCCAGGGAATTGGCAGAGTGGAAACTTGATCCTGTTCCCAATGATGAGGGCTTTCTCACTGCAAGTACGGTTCAGTATGTGGGCAAGGGCGCCAATTTGTATGACCTGGGATTTGAGCACAGCGGTTCATTTAGCGCCCTGAAATCTCTTCTGAGCACAGGTTTCCTGTGGGAGAAAGTTCGCATGCAGGGCGGGGCTTACGGAAGCTCCAGCTCCTTCGATTTCTATACGGGAGATTTCGGCCTGGTTTCTTACCGGGACCCCAACTTGACGGAAACGCTGGATATATACGATCAGATTGCGGGCTATATTGCCAATCTGGACTTGCCGGATGAGGAGATGAAAAAACTAATCATCGGTTGTATTGGCAGGCTCGATCCGCCCCTCACGCCTGATAGAAAAGGGTCCTCATCTATGGTCGATCATTTGACGGGACGGACGCATGCCATGCGACAAAAATTCCGCGAGGAATTATTGGCCACCCGTCTGGAGGATTTAAAAGCCCACGCCGATCTGTTTCAGAAAATCAAGGAATCTGGAAGGGTGTGTGTGTTGGGCAACGAGGAAAAAATAAAAAAAGCCAAGCCGCTCTTTAAGGAGCTGGTGAATATATTTAATTGACTCCGTCTCTCCATTCCCTTCCTTGCCAAAGAGGGGAATGGAGATGTTCTGAAAAAATTTAAAAACAACCAAACTTTTCTATAAAGTTGATTTCGCAGTTGGTCGATAAAGAACTCTGAATCAGCGGATCGAATGATTGTTGATCATTCAGGCTGAAGGGATCTTGCGAAATCAAATGCTTTAGCCATATCCGGTAGCTGGGCCAGATCAGGGACGATCTCCAGATAGCGGATGGTTCCTTCCCGATCAAGCACCAGAATCGCGCGGGCCAGCAGACGGCTTTCTTCAATGAGGAGACCGGAAGCATGGCCGAAACCGGCGTCACGGTAATCCGAGAGAAACAGGATATTTTCGATTTTAGCTTTCTTTGCGAAACGTCTTTGCGCAAAGGGAAGATCCCGGCTTAAGGTTATCAGGCGGGCGGTTTGATCGAGGCCGTCGTTTTTTTCACTCAGTATGTGGGTTTGTTCCTCGCAGGTGGGAGTATCCAGGGACGGAACAACGCTCAGGATGGTAATTTTTTCTTTCAGGGATTTCAGGTC contains the following coding sequences:
- a CDS encoding tetratricopeptide repeat protein; protein product: MILFKEGSVNVRMLCCVATLCVFKLAFIPQIVFAGSEGQDALDQGTQLYKRGEYQEAIASFKKATAIDPGIIKAWENLGWAYYKSGETNKALQTWETILKVQPDNQDIRRAVGILLMETNQWRRAIPHLTASLKSDPNQNLVRLRLGKAHQEIGQTRRAVGLFKQALKIQPDSLEALAHLTDSYEKSGQRDLTVSLFKFFLASYSGSLNDETREWVAVKLSSLFARQGDELYRRSRFKQAEAAYKQALNWKPGSKTILQNLGWAMEEQEKYDEAVKAWLKMVDLGYTGFQLFHQIANAYYHSGKMEQAEIWYQNTAGIDPSNQNVQLRLFELALGKNEIPPALTALHQAVAFHPMDQNWLLSVTNHFIRNSSIDQGLEFFHHQLSISSNSKTTNRVLGRMYAKKGALERELGNGERAMWNYEQAILLDEKNASAYRDLGWLYQSADQRGESERVWQQYHEKNPDKAEPYNLLARLYLNQGEYDKSLVELQKSLQIHPDQRDPQLLQAKALYWSKKYPEAMEVVNRIVQEYHNHLPIQYFYGEVLMRQKDFKKGQVQWRKVLDMGSIAPRAHFYWIKSLYEVGEYETAVKEAQKFLNHHQPYRPVIKLLVDDALFRQDKEQAVFWYETLLKNFGNHPGEWLELAKLLIDLDRFSQANETLKKAERIFPGDVDIQLGIGDLQSREDEHEDALKIFRIISKKYPDNRRAYLGTFRALKALGHLEEAIQHLQSNQHIFLKDYEVNLETGNMRVAKKDSDGATNYYSRVADPIKPGKYIPILLYHGLSDHPRSRNLWVQRFDQQLKALADAGYTPLTVAELGEMVNQKRSFPEKPILITFDDARRDAFQLGDPVLKKYGMKATMFIPTAKINAEDPFFSDWNKNREYAGSGRWDFQAHGHQAHDPIMIDFTGAKGNFLTHLRWLDKNNRQETSAEFYARLEGDYQQNGKILNTQIPGLNVVGYAYPFSEAGQSQNGNAKSARAINQVILEKYFQFGFIQDQTGYNWIETGNVKTSLLRRFSVPRDWDGKRLIQHLVETHPSHRAKVALAKSQYWNGQYSDAGKTFSNLISQEPGLKDKFRFTLANISYQGGNYQDSKELLEGISDQESVLNPKIDALEEAVDWKTRPRVSGAFEFFHDSNDRVNHSESAKIYFPLQIPLELTLEGGILNFKEKDRTDIDGGQVSAGFHWRGWKSLHLEGSVRHRSLSQRQDTQNYWGSAQYRKNNHTIRFNGSRRDIDTVRALEQEIQVKTYSLGYQTRFSSALLGRLGVSYQDYDDGNTGFDIRAGLSYQLPVLINWKIGADLSFRDSEFEAREYYTPDQLLIGVVRFLYKRRLSKDAEVRAEFGVGGADDKVNGVRWVSNGGFNFDYFLTRKLKAGLATQFSVVPGYDSVNVQAVMGYRF
- a CDS encoding glycosyl hydrolase family 18 protein — its product is MRKHLYRRRTAVFILSIFLIAWSIRAVEAGSSIQFGGWVTYWDFKRGMQTVDQESGVYQDIFLFSTQLNSEGTPIVVNSAVIDYQDAVKHLKASGFKPWMTIVNDVQAIDGKKSILKDANLVHKILSDDVSRLKHRLEIVDLAESYGVSGVDIDYENLLPDDRLLFTRFISELSADLKKRNLSLSVTVQPKTWNRSTLGQGTMDWSEICQHADRLQIMLYNLHNPKTQPGPVATLEWISKVLNHAKSQCAVKTIVPVLKVSGMHWGANKNEAIQYDQAMQLKTKHDAQIERESTSQVPFFSYKTKDDNGIVYYEDAHSLKIKVEQIRELGFNKVMFWSFGRQDPELTRELKAQFKNGNP
- a CDS encoding exodeoxyribonuclease III, encoding MKIYSWNVNGVRAVLKKGFWDWFETESPDILCLQETKAQPDDLHDGILEPPGYHAVWNSAERKGYSGVVTFSKEKPKSVALGIGVPKFDMEGRVIRTEHDGFDLLNVYFPNGTSGPERLQYKMDFYDAFLEHCESLRSEGKKLVIAGDVNTAHKPIDLKNAKANEKNSGFLPEERAWIDKFVAHGYVDTLRINHPEPDQYTWWTYRANARQRNIGWRIDYFFVTEDLVTKVEDAFIQPEVMGSDHCPVGLEIRAG
- a CDS encoding insulinase family protein, producing MSFETDQTYFGFKLLKKEYLKELKTPALFFKHEGNGAEVLAMENDDDNKVFSISFRTPPENDRGVAHILEHSVLCGSKKYPLKEPFIELIKGSLQTFLNAMTFPDKTMYPLASRNHKDFRNLMNVYLDAVFYPHITEETFMQEGWHYELESSEQEMIYKGVVLNEMKGVFSSPESIIDRYLSHSLFPKTTYGYESGGDPLAIPDLTYEEFKEFHRKYYHPSNSRIFLYGDGNTLEHLEFIQENYLKKFDRMEVDSSIKLQRRFSKPKRKVIHYPVSKDESLDQKTFVITGLKLGKATDHEHCMAFNILSHLLLGTSASPLRKALMDSELGSEVIGGGFDDQRAETLFAVGLKGTEVDREEKILDLVFSTLRGLVENGIEEDMIDSAVNSAEFRLREANFGGFAKGIVYNIQALSSWLYDADPTMHLKYDALMRKIKRKSKEGYFEKLIARHLLNNNHQSTLVAIPKPGLAKQQDAKVRKKLKAIKSSLKPEEIDQVVERTKKLQQLQMTPDSPEALATLPSLELEDIPSQGEEYPIEIKNESSPKILLHDLFTNKIAYIQIGFNAHTVPMELIQYLPLFGRIILGMGTKKRSYTEMSKLLGIHTGGVRPWHFSSTPIADRHQVMSYVFFNGKAVMEKLDTLFDIFAEFLGEFSFDNHKRLVEIIRSAKADMEDTIVPHGNQYVLSRLQSYQSRLGQFDELTDGIAYFKFLEQLLERAEKNPAEVADKYRQLADFMFTRENALFNITLEGKDYPKIQKKIDGLMEVIPDKSRELAEWKLDPVPNDEGFLTASTVQYVGKGANLYDLGFEHSGSFSALKSLLSTGFLWEKVRMQGGAYGSSSSFDFYTGDFGLVSYRDPNLTETLDIYDQIAGYIANLDLPDEEMKKLIIGCIGRLDPPLTPDRKGSSSMVDHLTGRTHAMRQKFREELLATRLEDLKAHADLFQKIKESGRVCVLGNEEKIKKAKPLFKELVNIFN
- the tpx gene encoding thiol peroxidase → MNKARFFLLIIFFLTIPLNAHSGNNKITLRGAPLTLMGEPLQVGQTLPEISLPDRSLKMVDLKSLKEKITILSVVPSLDTPTCEEQTHILSEKNDGLDQTARLITLSRDLPFAQRRFAKKAKIENILFLSDYRDAGFGHASGLLIEESRLLARAILVLDREGTIRYLEIVPDLAQLPDMAKAFDFARSLQPE